From one Streptomyces sp. NBC_01478 genomic stretch:
- a CDS encoding ArsR/SmtB family transcription factor: MLRIDFGTDDLSRLRVATGSDFMWEVVLSLHLLQNRHAALVFDPWRRRVREDLARAGLIRTTRSLIEVNPCASYFPDFLTPGIGNSDPDTGVDAVLSTPRSRLRYELARLYPDRPMPSGARRLAEGESEALHQLGRAVRDYHAVAVAPYRTVIDRTVDADLSRRADSALAAGAEGLLGSYQPDLLTWRDGRLECGYPFDRGLELNGRPLTLIPSFFCVRQPVALTARELSPVLVYPLPLVPGCLTVAEPGGAPGLHRLLGPTRARVLELLGRPMSTSGIAAALHLSPANASRHATVLREAGLVGSFRDGHRMLHRRTGLGEALLNGNWGV; this comes from the coding sequence ATGCTGCGTATCGACTTCGGTACGGACGACCTCAGTCGGCTGCGGGTGGCGACGGGCAGCGACTTCATGTGGGAGGTGGTCCTCAGCCTCCACCTGCTCCAGAACCGGCACGCGGCCCTGGTCTTCGACCCCTGGCGCAGACGGGTGCGCGAGGACCTCGCGCGAGCGGGGCTGATCCGGACGACCCGGTCGCTGATCGAGGTGAACCCGTGCGCCTCCTACTTCCCGGACTTCCTCACCCCCGGCATCGGCAACTCCGACCCGGACACCGGAGTGGACGCGGTGCTCTCCACTCCCCGCAGCCGTCTGCGGTACGAACTCGCCCGGCTCTACCCGGACCGGCCGATGCCCTCGGGCGCCCGACGGCTCGCGGAGGGCGAGAGCGAGGCACTGCACCAACTGGGGCGGGCGGTGCGCGACTATCACGCGGTGGCTGTGGCGCCGTACCGGACGGTCATCGACCGGACCGTCGACGCGGACCTGTCCAGACGCGCCGACTCGGCGCTGGCGGCGGGGGCGGAAGGGCTGCTGGGCAGCTACCAGCCGGACCTGCTGACCTGGCGGGACGGCCGGCTCGAATGCGGCTACCCCTTCGACCGGGGCCTGGAGCTGAACGGCCGCCCGCTGACCCTGATCCCGTCCTTCTTCTGCGTCCGGCAGCCCGTCGCCCTCACCGCCCGCGAACTCTCTCCCGTACTGGTGTATCCGCTTCCGCTCGTGCCGGGCTGCCTCACGGTGGCCGAGCCCGGCGGCGCACCCGGCCTGCACCGGCTGCTGGGCCCCACCCGGGCCCGCGTGCTGGAACTGCTCGGCCGCCCGATGTCCACCAGCGGCATCGCCGCCGCCCTCCACCTCTCACCGGCCAACGCCAGCCGCCACGCCACGGTGCTGCGGGAGGCGGGCCTGGTCGGCTCGTTCCGGGACGGGCACCGGATGCTGCACCGGCGCACCGGGCTGGGGGAGGCGTTGCTGAACGGGAACTGGGGGGTGTGA
- a CDS encoding intradiol ring-cleavage dioxygenase, with translation MTDSTKDTTGATPTPVGRRTVLIATGTTAAVLAVGAAAHSPTTTTTADATPAAAAAVCTLTTEMTEGPYYLDGALVRTDVTEGKAGIPLKLALTVVNDSTCAVIPNALVEIWHCDALGEYSGYVGNNGHSEPDDGTFLRGGVLTNASGLANITTIYPGWYRGRCIHIHVKVHTGVTLTSDGSFTGGSELHTGQLFIDEAITTTVAKLSPYSTNTVTRTTLAQDSVYDDGGAASGLMTLTALGSSPSSGYTGTLTLGVAQN, from the coding sequence ATGACAGACTCCACGAAGGACACAACCGGAGCCACCCCCACACCGGTCGGACGGCGTACCGTCCTGATCGCCACCGGCACCACGGCCGCCGTACTGGCCGTGGGCGCCGCCGCCCACTCCCCCACGACAACCACCACCGCGGACGCAACTCCCGCCGCCGCGGCGGCAGTCTGCACCCTCACCACGGAGATGACCGAGGGCCCGTACTACCTCGACGGCGCCCTGGTCCGCACCGACGTCACCGAGGGCAAGGCAGGCATCCCGCTCAAACTCGCCCTCACCGTCGTGAACGACAGCACCTGCGCCGTCATCCCGAACGCGCTCGTCGAGATCTGGCACTGCGACGCGCTCGGCGAGTACTCCGGGTACGTCGGCAACAACGGCCACAGCGAACCGGACGACGGCACCTTCCTGCGCGGCGGCGTCCTCACCAACGCGAGCGGACTCGCCAACATCACGACGATCTACCCCGGTTGGTACCGAGGCCGCTGCATCCACATCCATGTGAAGGTCCACACCGGCGTCACCCTCACCTCGGACGGCTCGTTCACCGGCGGCAGCGAACTCCACACGGGCCAGCTCTTCATCGACGAGGCCATCACGACGACCGTCGCCAAGCTCTCCCCGTACTCGACCAACACGGTCACCCGCACCACCCTCGCGCAGGACTCGGTCTACGACGACGGCGGCGCCGCGTCCGGCCTCATGACCCTTACGGCGCTGGGCAGTTCGCCCTCGTCCGGCTACACGGGCACGCTGACCCTGGGGGTCGCCCAGAACTGA
- a CDS encoding DUF4360 domain-containing protein → MPGGLLLSGAVAALLATALPSAQHSSSPVFDDPPPDKIVINVATVNGSGCPQGTTAVAVSEDNTAFTVTYSAYLAQVGGNSDPTAFRKNCQLNLVVHVPQGFTYAIASADYRGFASLQRGASGAQKASYYFQGSSNTVAKNHPFSGPYDDNWQATDTTDWAQLVWAPCGVQRNFNINTELRVAAGSSSSSAVSFMTMDSTDGDISTVYHMAWEHCPSA, encoded by the coding sequence ATGCCTGGTGGGCTCCTCCTGAGTGGTGCGGTCGCCGCACTGCTCGCCACCGCGCTGCCGTCCGCGCAGCACTCGTCCTCACCCGTGTTCGACGACCCGCCCCCGGACAAGATCGTCATCAACGTCGCCACGGTGAACGGCTCCGGCTGCCCGCAGGGCACGACCGCGGTCGCCGTCTCCGAGGACAACACCGCCTTCACGGTGACCTACAGCGCCTATCTCGCCCAGGTCGGCGGCAACTCCGACCCCACGGCGTTCCGCAAGAACTGCCAGCTCAACCTGGTCGTCCATGTCCCGCAGGGCTTCACCTACGCCATCGCGAGCGCCGACTACCGGGGCTTCGCCTCGCTCCAGCGCGGCGCGAGCGGTGCGCAGAAGGCCTCGTACTACTTCCAGGGCTCGTCGAACACCGTCGCCAAGAACCATCCCTTCAGTGGCCCCTACGACGACAACTGGCAGGCCACCGACACCACGGACTGGGCCCAACTGGTCTGGGCGCCCTGTGGAGTTCAGCGCAACTTCAACATCAACACGGAGCTGCGGGTGGCCGCCGGCTCCTCGTCGTCCAGTGCGGTCAGCTTCATGACCATGGACTCGACGGACGGCGACATCAGCACGGTGTACCACATGGCGTGGGAGCACTGCCCGAGCGCCTGA
- a CDS encoding trypsin-like serine protease, protein MLTQHTRPVRRALLATALIAAPLALGTAPARAVSGTAATDTTYGYTARLDIGGGTRACSGVLVDADWLLTAASCFVDDPAAGLDVPAGAPKLATTATIGRTDLTTTGGVVRNVVQLVPRTDRDLVLARLSRPVTTVTPAALATTSPVTGEELRVAGYGRTEDEWAPLALHSGAFSVDASDATTATVTGKDGVSICAGDTGGPEVRVSGGQAQLVGINSRSWQGGCFGIDATETRTGGIATRVDDLGSWVAAQVAATHGADFNGDGVEDTAVGDPRASVAGQSGAGLVKVVYGGGKGSETVHQDLDYVPDTAEASDGFGQALASVDYDEDGYTDLVVGTPAEDIGTVANAGMVTVLYGSADGLGKGKAALNLVQGTGAGDILAAVSEADDQMGAALAAGRTAAGEPYLLIGMPGQNLKGYVDAGQVFYLRGSTNVKIHQDSSGVVGVIEAGDRFGASVAGDANTITIGSPGETVNTAANAGMVTILKHTLNTAGIPTAVASIDQDSDGISEGAEPQDLFGASVATVAYRPSGATAATDSIIAVGSPGETLWVGTTSYAGAGLVLTLRVTAAGVVTQLATVHQGVDGVNGASAAGDGFGTSVAVANTTPNATGTAATMLLAVGVPGKDVDTATDAGVVQTFSLLGAPGDSDHWIQAGNERGLPGTPGASQLVGTYLYATPTHLWIGMPNGPSERGAVHGLPWSNAMGGTGATVTTYQPGLNGLPLTGKAFGMAIG, encoded by the coding sequence ATGCTCACCCAACACACCAGACCCGTCCGCCGCGCCCTGCTCGCCACGGCCCTGATCGCCGCACCGCTCGCGCTGGGCACCGCGCCCGCGCGGGCCGTCTCCGGCACCGCCGCGACCGACACCACCTACGGCTACACCGCCCGCCTGGACATCGGCGGCGGCACCCGCGCCTGCTCCGGCGTCCTCGTCGACGCCGACTGGCTGCTCACCGCGGCCAGTTGCTTCGTCGACGACCCCGCCGCCGGCCTCGACGTACCCGCCGGGGCGCCGAAGCTCGCGACGACCGCGACCATCGGACGCACCGACCTGACCACCACCGGCGGCGTGGTCCGCAACGTGGTCCAGTTGGTCCCGCGCACCGATCGCGACCTGGTCCTGGCCCGCCTCTCCCGCCCGGTCACCACCGTCACCCCCGCCGCTCTGGCCACCACCTCGCCCGTCACCGGCGAGGAACTGCGGGTCGCCGGATACGGCCGCACCGAGGACGAGTGGGCGCCGCTCGCGCTGCACAGCGGCGCGTTCTCCGTGGACGCCTCCGACGCCACCACCGCCACCGTCACCGGCAAGGACGGCGTGTCCATCTGCGCCGGCGACACCGGTGGCCCCGAGGTCCGCGTGAGCGGCGGCCAGGCCCAGCTCGTCGGCATCAACAGCCGTTCCTGGCAAGGTGGTTGCTTCGGCATCGACGCCACCGAGACCCGTACCGGCGGCATCGCCACCCGGGTCGACGACCTCGGCAGTTGGGTCGCCGCCCAGGTCGCCGCGACCCACGGAGCCGACTTCAACGGCGACGGCGTCGAGGACACCGCCGTCGGCGATCCCAGGGCGTCGGTGGCCGGTCAGTCCGGGGCCGGCCTGGTGAAGGTCGTCTACGGCGGCGGCAAGGGCAGCGAGACGGTCCACCAGGACCTCGACTACGTGCCGGACACGGCCGAGGCGAGCGACGGGTTCGGCCAGGCGCTCGCCTCGGTCGACTACGACGAGGACGGCTACACCGACCTGGTCGTCGGCACCCCCGCCGAGGACATCGGCACGGTGGCGAACGCCGGCATGGTGACCGTCCTCTACGGCTCCGCCGACGGCCTGGGCAAGGGGAAGGCCGCGCTCAACCTGGTGCAGGGCACGGGCGCGGGGGACATCCTGGCCGCGGTCTCGGAGGCCGACGACCAGATGGGCGCCGCGCTGGCCGCCGGAAGGACCGCCGCCGGTGAGCCGTATCTGCTGATCGGCATGCCCGGCCAGAACCTCAAGGGCTACGTGGACGCCGGCCAGGTCTTCTACCTGCGCGGCAGCACCAACGTGAAGATCCACCAGGACTCGTCGGGCGTGGTGGGTGTCATCGAGGCCGGCGACAGGTTCGGTGCCTCCGTCGCGGGCGACGCCAACACCATCACCATCGGCTCCCCGGGCGAGACCGTCAACACCGCCGCGAACGCCGGCATGGTGACGATCCTGAAGCACACGCTGAACACGGCCGGCATCCCCACCGCCGTGGCGAGCATCGACCAGGACAGTGACGGCATCAGCGAAGGGGCCGAACCCCAGGACCTGTTCGGTGCGTCGGTGGCGACGGTCGCGTACCGTCCGTCCGGCGCCACCGCCGCCACCGACTCGATCATCGCCGTCGGCTCACCCGGCGAGACCCTGTGGGTCGGCACGACCTCCTACGCGGGCGCGGGGCTGGTGCTCACGCTCCGGGTGACCGCGGCCGGCGTGGTGACCCAACTGGCCACCGTCCACCAGGGCGTCGACGGAGTGAACGGGGCGTCCGCGGCCGGTGACGGCTTCGGCACGTCGGTCGCCGTCGCGAACACCACGCCGAACGCCACGGGCACGGCCGCGACCATGCTGCTGGCGGTCGGCGTCCCCGGCAAGGACGTCGACACGGCCACCGACGCGGGCGTCGTACAGACGTTCTCCCTGCTGGGCGCGCCGGGTGACTCCGACCACTGGATCCAGGCGGGCAACGAGCGCGGTCTGCCCGGCACTCCGGGCGCGTCGCAGCTCGTGGGCACCTACCTGTACGCCACGCCCACCCATCTGTGGATCGGCATGCCGAACGGCCCCTCCGAACGCGGCGCCGTGCACGGCCTGCCGTGGTCGAACGCCATGGGCGGCACGGGCGCCACGGTGACGACGTATCAGCCCGGTCTGAACGGCCTGCCCCTCACCGGCAAGGCCTTCGGCATGGCGATCGGCTGA